In one window of Miscanthus floridulus cultivar M001 chromosome 12, ASM1932011v1, whole genome shotgun sequence DNA:
- the LOC136497069 gene encoding LOW QUALITY PROTEIN: putative 12-oxophytodienoate reductase 13 (The sequence of the model RefSeq protein was modified relative to this genomic sequence to represent the inferred CDS: inserted 2 bases in 1 codon) yields the protein MENIPLLSPYETERFRFSHRTVLAPLTRARSYGNLPQSHAILYYSQRATEGGLLIAEAKGVSPDAQGMSLIPHTPGIWTKAQVEAWKPVVDAVHAKGGIFFCQIWHVGRASDMEKEPISGTDKPVKKNGDDHMDFPIPRRLTIEEIPNVINHFRVAARNAVDAGFDGVEIHGAHGFLLEQFMKDSVNDRTDKYGGSIQNRCRIALEVVDAVVAEIGSDRVGIGLSPYANYLGCHESGXPDRLGVYMAQELNRYNILYCSAVEPEMVMVDGKMKIPHRLHEMRKAFNGTFMVGGGYDREEGNRVVADGYADMVVYGRLFLANPDMPRRFHLNAPLNKYDRSTFYTDDPVVGYTDYPFLENCEPLNSQYGEGSTKTKQN from the exons ATGGAAAATATACCTCTTCTGAGTCCTTATGAAACAGAAAGATTCAGGTTTTCACACAG AACTGTACTGGCACCCTTGACAAGAGCCAGATCATATGGCAATCTTCCACAATCGCATGCCATATTGTACTACTCACAGAGGGCTACAGAGGGCGGTCTTCTGATTGCTGAAGCCAAAGGGGTGTCACCTGATGCTCAAGGGATGAGTTTAATTCCACACACCCCAGGGATTTGGACCAAGGCACAAGTAGAGGCCTGGAAGCCTGTTGTGGATGCAGTACATGCAAAAGGTGGAATATTCTTCTGCCAGATTTGGCATGTAGGAAGAGCATCTGATATGG AGAAAGAACCCATCTCCGGCACAGATAAGCCAGTGAAAAAGAATGGAGATGACCACATGGATTTCCCCATTCCAAGACGCTTAACCATAGAAGAGATCCCCAATGTAATCAATCATTTCAGAGTTGCTGCAAGAAATGCTGTGGATGCTG GTTTTGATGGGGTTGAAATCCATGGTGCTCATGGCTTCCTTCTCGAGCAATTCATGAAAGACAGTGTCAATGACCGCACTGACAAGTATGGAGGCAGCATACAGAATCGCTGTCGCATTGCCCTTGAGGTAGTTGATGCTGTGGTGGCTGAGATTGGGTCAGACCGTGTGGGGATCGGCCTCTCTCCTTATGCCAATTACCTTGGTTGCCATGAGTCTGG CCCAGACAGGTTGGGTGTCTACATGGCTCAGGAACTGAACAGATACAACATCCTGTACTGCAGTGCGGTGGAACCTGAGATGGTCATGGtggatggcaagatgaaaatccCACACAGGCTGCACGAAATGAGGAAGGCCTTCAACGGAACTTTCATGGTTGGTGGAGGTTACGACAGGGAAGAGGGGAACAGAGTTGTGGCTGATGGATATGCTGACATGGTCGTATACGGCCGCTTATTCTTGGCGAATCCTGACATGCCGAGGCGATTCCATCTGAATGCTCCCCTGAACAAGTACGATCGATCAACATTCTACACCGATGATCCTGTTGTTGGCTACACGGATTACCCATTTCTTGAGAACTGTGAACCACTCAACTCCCAATACGGGGAGGGATCTACCAAAACAAAGCAAAACTAA